The proteins below come from a single Poecilia reticulata strain Guanapo linkage group LG5, Guppy_female_1.0+MT, whole genome shotgun sequence genomic window:
- the hdac11 gene encoding histone deacetylase 11 isoform X1, with the protein MSVKEDNEGKSIFHHTDLYGSIAPTCLPIVYHPDYNITFMGLEKLHPFDSGKWGKVIRFLKEEQFITDENIVEAREASEEDLLVAHTKRYLSSLKWSFVVATITEIPPLVILPNCLVQQKVLRPLRTQTGGTIMAGKLAVERGWAINVGGGFHHCSGDKGGGFCAYADITLAVKFLFERVEGISRATIIDLDAHQGNGHERDFLGDTRVFIMDMYNHNIYPGDGHAKRAIKRKVELDWGTEDSEYLQKVELHSEGALNEVRPDIIVYNAGTDILDGDPLGGLSISPQGIVKRDEIVFRAAKQRGIPILMVTSGGYQKKTARIIADSILNLRQQGLIGAKAMEREGLSQLVTHLTQSSGSAGSAHTAV; encoded by the exons ATGTCTGTTAAAGAAGACAATGAAGGGAAATCGAT CTTTCACCACACCGATTTGTACGGCAGCATCGCTCCAACATGTCTGCCCATCGTGTACCACCCTGACTATAACATCACATTCATGGGCCTGGAAAAGCTCCACCCATTTGACTCGGGAAAGTGGGGAAAAGTCATCCGCTTCCTGAAAG AGGAGCAGTTCATCACCGATGAGAACATCGTAGAAGCCCGTGAAGCCTCAGAGGAGGATCTGCTGGTGGCTCACACGAAGCGTTACCTCAGTAGTTTAAAG TGGTCTTTTGTGGTGGCAACCATCACTGAAATCCCACCCCTGGTGATTTTACCTAACTGTCTGGTTCAGCAGAAGGTGCTGAGACCTTTACGGACCCAAACAGGAGGAACAATAATG GCTGGAAAGCTGGCTGTAGAGCGAGGATGGGCCATAAATGTTG GCGGAGGCTTCCACCACTGCTCCGGTGACAAGGGAGGAGGATTCTGCGCCTATGCTGACATCACACTGGCCGTCAAG TTTCTGTTTGAGAGAGTGGAAGGCATCTCCAGAGCCACCATCATTGATCTTGATGCTCATCAG GGAAATGGACACGAGAGAGACTTTTTGGGCGACACCAGAGTGTTCATAATGGACATGTATAATCACAACATCTATCCCGGGGACGGACATGCCAAAC GAGCCATAAAGAGGAAGGTGGAGCTAGACTGGGGCACTGAAGACTCAGAGTACCTTCAGAAGGTTGAGCTTCACTCTGAGGGAGCGCTGAACGAGGTTCGTCCTGATATCATCGTCTATAATGCAGGGACAGACATCTTGGACGGGGATCCCCTCGGAGGCCTCTCCATATCTCCACAG GGCATTGTTAAAAGGGACGAGATTGTGTTCAGGGCCGCGAAGCAACGAGGTATTCCCATCCTGATGGTGACGTCAGGAGGGTACCAGAAGAAAACAGCAAGGATCATCGCTGACTCCATTCTTAACTTACGTCAGCAGGGTCTGATTGGAGCCAAAGCTATGGAGAGGGAGGGATTGTCACAACTGGTGACCCACTTGACCCAAAGCTCTGGTTCTGCAGGATCAGCACACACCGCTGTGTGA
- the hdac11 gene encoding histone deacetylase 11 isoform X2, with amino-acid sequence MGLEKLHPFDSGKWGKVIRFLKEEQFITDENIVEAREASEEDLLVAHTKRYLSSLKWSFVVATITEIPPLVILPNCLVQQKVLRPLRTQTGGTIMAGKLAVERGWAINVGGGFHHCSGDKGGGFCAYADITLAVKFLFERVEGISRATIIDLDAHQGNGHERDFLGDTRVFIMDMYNHNIYPGDGHAKRAIKRKVELDWGTEDSEYLQKVELHSEGALNEVRPDIIVYNAGTDILDGDPLGGLSISPQGIVKRDEIVFRAAKQRGIPILMVTSGGYQKKTARIIADSILNLRQQGLIGAKAMEREGLSQLVTHLTQSSGSAGSAHTAV; translated from the exons ATGGGCCTGGAAAAGCTCCACCCATTTGACTCGGGAAAGTGGGGAAAAGTCATCCGCTTCCTGAAAG AGGAGCAGTTCATCACCGATGAGAACATCGTAGAAGCCCGTGAAGCCTCAGAGGAGGATCTGCTGGTGGCTCACACGAAGCGTTACCTCAGTAGTTTAAAG TGGTCTTTTGTGGTGGCAACCATCACTGAAATCCCACCCCTGGTGATTTTACCTAACTGTCTGGTTCAGCAGAAGGTGCTGAGACCTTTACGGACCCAAACAGGAGGAACAATAATG GCTGGAAAGCTGGCTGTAGAGCGAGGATGGGCCATAAATGTTG GCGGAGGCTTCCACCACTGCTCCGGTGACAAGGGAGGAGGATTCTGCGCCTATGCTGACATCACACTGGCCGTCAAG TTTCTGTTTGAGAGAGTGGAAGGCATCTCCAGAGCCACCATCATTGATCTTGATGCTCATCAG GGAAATGGACACGAGAGAGACTTTTTGGGCGACACCAGAGTGTTCATAATGGACATGTATAATCACAACATCTATCCCGGGGACGGACATGCCAAAC GAGCCATAAAGAGGAAGGTGGAGCTAGACTGGGGCACTGAAGACTCAGAGTACCTTCAGAAGGTTGAGCTTCACTCTGAGGGAGCGCTGAACGAGGTTCGTCCTGATATCATCGTCTATAATGCAGGGACAGACATCTTGGACGGGGATCCCCTCGGAGGCCTCTCCATATCTCCACAG GGCATTGTTAAAAGGGACGAGATTGTGTTCAGGGCCGCGAAGCAACGAGGTATTCCCATCCTGATGGTGACGTCAGGAGGGTACCAGAAGAAAACAGCAAGGATCATCGCTGACTCCATTCTTAACTTACGTCAGCAGGGTCTGATTGGAGCCAAAGCTATGGAGAGGGAGGGATTGTCACAACTGGTGACCCACTTGACCCAAAGCTCTGGTTCTGCAGGATCAGCACACACCGCTGTGTGA